Proteins co-encoded in one Herpetosiphonaceae bacterium genomic window:
- a CDS encoding EAL domain-containing protein produces MEHILVIDDSEHVASLLAHSILPQHGYAVQVATTGWDGLVQVRSSRPDLILLDLQLPDASGLQLLQRIAELDETIPVILMTAHGSEQTAVAAFRYGARNYLIKPFADDEVVVAVERAMREQRLRREKADLDRTLQQRVREQSILSAIGKSVTALLDREQVLQRIVEAGVYLTRAEEGMLLLVDRESGEMYLRAAKNLGEDRVQCFRVPIDDSFAGHVVRTRQPLRLHRSQAEGGLKLKTNFLAQSLLQVPLISGHEAIGVLGMSNCEQSRQFTEHDQYLLAALADYATIALENARLFQQVSEEQERYHDLFDHANDLIFTLDLDAALTSINRYGTQLLGYTAEELLGVSLAQLSEPGSWAKTVTALEPIRQRRQERGSFDLALLDKHGRLRYTEVHARLISSRQRSPEIVCIARDVTERRMFEAQIQYLAFHDPLSNLPNRVLFMERLTHGLERAQRNHKSVALLFLDLDNFKVINDSLGHQVGDHLLRAVAQRMHDCVRPADTVARLGGDEFIVLLEDISDVKDAVHVAERIHDVLRAPLTLDDHEVFTTVSIGIVISSAEHCRPDDLVRSADLAMYRAKTQGKAQYALFDPSMNARAKERLALETDLRRATERNEFTVVYQPVVDLVSGKMCEVEALVRWDHPSRGRVSPGEFIPLAEETGLIMQIGQHVLEQACRQVRAWQMLAPGEPPLVMSVNLSARQFQHPQLVEQIAATLRKTGLDPRSLKLEITESMMMQDGERNGAIMRELKRLGIQLAIDDFGTGYCSLGYLKCFPVDTLKIDRSFVAGLGLNVEDTAIVRAVIAFAKALNLSVTGEGIETVEQLRQLKKLECTRGQGYYFGRPLPGDVVTALLEGALLAASAQ; encoded by the coding sequence ATGGAACATATTCTTGTGATCGACGACAGCGAGCACGTCGCCTCGCTGCTAGCGCATAGTATTCTGCCCCAGCACGGCTATGCCGTACAGGTCGCCACTACCGGCTGGGATGGCCTGGTGCAGGTGCGCAGCAGCCGTCCCGATCTGATTCTGCTTGACCTCCAACTGCCCGATGCCTCCGGCTTGCAGCTTTTGCAGCGGATCGCCGAGCTGGATGAGACGATTCCGGTGATCCTGATGACGGCGCACGGCTCCGAGCAGACGGCGGTCGCTGCGTTCCGCTACGGCGCGCGCAACTACTTGATTAAGCCGTTCGCCGACGATGAGGTCGTCGTCGCCGTGGAGCGCGCTATGCGCGAGCAGCGGCTGCGCCGCGAGAAGGCCGATCTGGATCGGACGCTCCAGCAGCGCGTGCGCGAACAGTCGATCCTCTCGGCGATCGGTAAGTCGGTGACGGCGCTGCTCGATCGCGAACAGGTCTTGCAGCGGATCGTCGAGGCGGGCGTGTACCTGACCAGGGCCGAGGAGGGCATGCTGCTGCTGGTCGATCGTGAGAGCGGCGAGATGTACCTGCGCGCGGCTAAAAATCTGGGCGAGGATCGTGTGCAGTGCTTTCGCGTGCCGATCGACGATAGCTTTGCCGGACATGTCGTTCGCACGCGCCAGCCGCTCCGCCTGCACCGCTCGCAGGCGGAGGGCGGTCTTAAGCTCAAGACCAACTTCCTGGCACAGTCGCTGCTCCAGGTGCCGCTGATCTCCGGGCATGAGGCGATCGGCGTGCTGGGCATGAGCAACTGCGAACAGTCGCGCCAGTTCACGGAGCACGATCAATACCTGCTGGCGGCGCTGGCCGACTATGCCACGATCGCGCTAGAGAATGCGCGGCTCTTTCAGCAGGTTTCCGAGGAGCAGGAGCGCTACCACGATCTGTTCGATCATGCCAACGATCTGATCTTTACGCTCGACCTCGACGCGGCGCTGACCTCGATCAACCGCTATGGCACGCAACTGCTGGGCTATACCGCCGAGGAGTTGCTGGGGGTGTCGCTGGCGCAGTTGAGCGAGCCTGGAAGCTGGGCCAAGACGGTGACGGCGCTGGAGCCGATCCGCCAGCGGCGGCAGGAGCGTGGATCGTTCGATCTGGCGCTGCTGGATAAGCACGGCAGGCTGCGCTATACCGAGGTACACGCTCGTCTGATCAGCAGCCGCCAGCGCTCGCCAGAAATCGTGTGTATCGCCCGCGATGTCACCGAGCGCCGGATGTTCGAGGCGCAGATCCAATACCTGGCCTTCCACGATCCGCTGTCGAATCTGCCCAATCGCGTGCTCTTCATGGAGCGCCTGACGCATGGCCTGGAGCGGGCACAGCGCAATCATAAGAGCGTCGCGCTGCTCTTTCTGGACCTCGACAATTTTAAGGTGATCAACGATAGCCTGGGCCATCAGGTGGGCGATCACCTGCTGCGCGCCGTTGCCCAGCGGATGCATGATTGCGTCCGGCCCGCCGACACCGTGGCGCGTCTCGGCGGCGACGAGTTTATCGTGCTGCTCGAAGATATTTCCGATGTCAAAGATGCGGTGCATGTCGCGGAGCGTATCCACGACGTTCTGCGCGCGCCGCTGACGCTCGACGACCACGAGGTGTTTACTACGGTCAGTATCGGGATCGTCATCAGCAGCGCAGAGCACTGCCGTCCCGACGATCTGGTGCGCAGCGCGGATCTGGCGATGTACCGCGCGAAAACGCAGGGCAAGGCGCAGTACGCGCTCTTCGATCCGAGCATGAACGCGCGAGCAAAGGAGCGCCTGGCGCTTGAGACGGACCTGCGCCGCGCGACGGAGCGCAACGAGTTCACGGTGGTCTATCAGCCGGTGGTCGATCTCGTCAGCGGCAAGATGTGCGAGGTCGAGGCGCTGGTGCGCTGGGATCATCCCAGCCGTGGCCGTGTGTCGCCGGGCGAGTTCATCCCGCTCGCGGAAGAAACCGGCTTGATCATGCAGATCGGTCAGCATGTGCTGGAGCAGGCGTGCCGTCAGGTGCGCGCGTGGCAGATGCTGGCTCCGGGCGAGCCGCCGCTGGTGATGAGCGTCAATCTGTCGGCGCGGCAGTTTCAGCATCCGCAGCTTGTCGAGCAGATTGCCGCTACGCTGCGTAAAACCGGCCTCGATCCTCGCAGCCTGAAGCTGGAAATTACCGAGAGCATGATGATGCAAGACGGCGAGCGGAACGGGGCGATCATGCGCGAGCTGAAACGCCTGGGTATTCAGCTTGCCATCGACGACTTCGGCACCGGCTACTGCTCGCTGGGCTACCTGAAGTGCTTTCCGGTCGATACCTTGAAGATCGATCGCTCGTTCGTGGCCGGGCTGGGCCTGAACGTCGAGGATACGGCGATCGTTCGCGCGGTGATCGCGTTTGCCAAGGCGCTCAATCTGAGCGTCACCGGCGAGGGCATTGAAACCGTCGAGCAACTGAGACAGCTCAAGAAGCTGGAGTGTACGCGCGGCCAGGGCTACTACTTTGGTCGTCCGCTGCCCGGCGATGTGGTGACTGCGCTGCTGGAAGGCGCGCTGCTGGCCGCGAGCGCGCAGTGA
- a CDS encoding class I SAM-dependent methyltransferase, whose translation MSFEINLKPGRERSVVQRHPWIFSSAITPGGRVPPDGAVVDVLSSGGDWLARGTWSGKSQIQVRLWTWSQDDAVDGELIRRRIAQAIEGRRALASDPATNAYRLVFSESDGLPGLIADRYGDYIVAQLLTVGAAMRAQPIVEALVALMQPRGVYERSDTDVRAKEGLEPAARLLWGEAPAGPIEILENGQRYLVDFIGGHKTGAYLDQRTNRRRVAAYCHDADVLSCFSYTGGFELQAAAAGARSITAIDSSAEALEIAAHNFERNGIALPVERIEGNVFSELRRFRAEGRSFDVIVLDPPKFVQQRSQLERASRGYKDINLLAMQLLRPDGILATFSCSGLVSIDLFQKIVFGAAVDARRGVQILERLMQAPDHPVLLTFPEAEYLKGLICRVV comes from the coding sequence ATGTCGTTTGAAATCAACCTCAAGCCCGGTCGTGAGCGATCGGTGGTCCAGCGCCACCCGTGGATCTTTAGCAGCGCGATCACGCCCGGCGGTCGTGTGCCGCCCGATGGCGCGGTGGTGGACGTGCTGAGCAGCGGCGGCGACTGGCTGGCGCGCGGCACCTGGAGCGGCAAATCGCAGATTCAGGTGCGGCTCTGGACCTGGAGCCAGGACGACGCGGTCGACGGCGAGCTGATCCGGCGGCGGATTGCCCAGGCGATCGAGGGGCGTCGCGCGCTGGCGAGCGATCCCGCGACCAACGCCTACCGCCTGGTCTTCTCCGAGTCCGACGGCCTGCCCGGCCTGATCGCCGACCGCTACGGCGACTACATCGTTGCGCAACTGCTGACCGTCGGCGCTGCCATGCGCGCTCAGCCGATCGTCGAGGCGCTGGTTGCGCTGATGCAGCCGCGCGGCGTCTACGAGCGCTCCGACACGGATGTTCGGGCGAAGGAGGGGCTGGAGCCAGCCGCGCGGCTGCTGTGGGGCGAGGCTCCCGCCGGGCCGATCGAGATTCTGGAGAACGGCCAGCGCTATCTGGTCGATTTTATCGGCGGGCACAAGACCGGCGCGTACCTCGATCAGCGGACCAACCGGCGGCGGGTGGCGGCCTACTGCCACGATGCCGACGTGCTCTCGTGCTTCTCGTACACAGGCGGCTTCGAGCTACAGGCGGCAGCCGCGGGCGCGCGCAGCATCACGGCGATCGATAGCTCGGCAGAGGCGCTGGAGATCGCCGCGCACAACTTCGAGCGCAACGGCATCGCGCTGCCGGTCGAGCGGATCGAGGGCAACGTCTTTAGCGAGCTGCGCCGGTTTCGCGCCGAGGGCCGCAGCTTCGACGTGATCGTGCTCGATCCGCCCAAGTTCGTGCAGCAGCGCAGCCAGCTTGAGCGCGCCAGTCGCGGCTACAAAGACATCAACCTGCTGGCGATGCAACTGCTGCGGCCTGACGGCATCCTGGCAACCTTTAGCTGCTCCGGCCTGGTTTCGATCGACCTCTTCCAGAAGATCGTCTTTGGCGCGGCGGTCGATGCCAGGCGCGGCGTGCAGATCTTGGAGCGGCTGATGCAAGCGCCCGATCATCCGGTGCTGCTGACGTTTCCCGAAGCCGAGTACCTGAAGGGCTTGATCTGCCGCGTGGTCTGA
- a CDS encoding general stress protein, with protein MMTDMQPPSPHQTQLIVAIFDDQARAEAAVRDLQQQGFAEEQLSVVLHRDATQASPEEVVELDREAEETGEDVAIGGTLGGLAGLLGGLALFSIPALGPFLGVGVLATTIGGAALGSALGERVAHLVALGVPQERTRRYGQALEAGQIVLGVTARSSAEVHRAREVLALHEADEIDVHPQPRPM; from the coding sequence ATGATGACAGACATGCAACCACCATCGCCGCATCAGACGCAGCTTATCGTGGCGATCTTTGACGATCAGGCGCGGGCGGAGGCTGCCGTGCGGGATTTGCAGCAGCAGGGCTTTGCCGAAGAGCAGCTTTCGGTGGTGCTGCACCGCGATGCCACTCAGGCATCGCCCGAAGAGGTCGTGGAGCTGGATCGTGAGGCCGAAGAGACGGGCGAGGATGTGGCGATCGGCGGGACGCTCGGCGGTCTGGCCGGGCTGCTCGGCGGTCTGGCGCTCTTTTCGATCCCGGCGCTTGGTCCGTTTCTCGGCGTCGGCGTGCTGGCAACGACGATCGGCGGCGCGGCGCTGGGATCGGCGCTCGGCGAGCGGGTAGCGCATCTCGTCGCGCTGGGCGTGCCTCAGGAGCGCACGCGGCGCTACGGCCAGGCGCTCGAAGCGGGACAGATCGTGCTGGGCGTGACGGCGCGCAGTTCCGCCGAGGTCCACCGGGCGCGCGAGGTGCTGGCGCTGCACGAGGCCGACGAGATCGACGTTCATCCGCAGCCACGGCCAATGTAG
- a CDS encoding tetratricopeptide repeat protein — protein sequence MRYRCCLALLVVLLGVLGASTAAAQTTTPPASTPTTGAAGTPVASPTAIDAQAVLKRADDVAALAKEAAEQTSRNADLMEKLVWFLGIVVALVGGTFGVFGIKTIRDIRTSMLSTVKESQTTLDEYKTNLESSRAQMKANIQELDAARQLLQTMQQQLDTTQQELNQLGVSVKRQFAATQASLKMMSLGNQRFSEGNYDEAIAAYQRARSLQPNDPEANYRLGRAYSNAGRYGEAIQLLKEALKARPDFAEATMELGLAYRRQADQATRAEERAASYRQAEDYLKRAITLRPDFEDALGVLGGLYRRTRRYQEALQYYGQATLVDPNSSYALSNVASLSWFLDEIDNARRYFVRVEEVASSRILIGREPIYWDLYDRALARLVLGKQAEAVEDYRRAIELTPHAENIGSVLDTMRFLMQAKRPIEGLDQALALIESRLQVH from the coding sequence ATGCGCTATCGATGCTGCCTGGCTCTTCTTGTCGTCTTGCTCGGCGTGCTGGGTGCTTCCACGGCGGCGGCGCAGACCACCACACCGCCAGCATCCACGCCGACCACAGGAGCGGCTGGCACGCCCGTGGCATCGCCCACGGCGATCGATGCTCAGGCGGTTCTGAAGCGCGCCGACGATGTTGCAGCCCTGGCGAAGGAGGCGGCGGAGCAAACGAGCAGAAATGCCGATCTGATGGAAAAACTGGTCTGGTTCTTGGGGATTGTCGTAGCGCTGGTCGGCGGCACGTTCGGCGTATTCGGCATCAAAACCATTCGTGATATACGCACCAGCATGCTCAGCACGGTGAAAGAATCGCAAACAACGCTCGACGAATACAAAACCAACCTGGAATCCTCGCGCGCTCAAATGAAGGCCAATATTCAGGAGCTAGACGCTGCCCGACAGCTTCTTCAGACCATGCAGCAGCAGCTCGATACTACGCAACAAGAGCTTAATCAGCTTGGCGTCTCGGTGAAGCGCCAGTTTGCCGCCACCCAGGCATCGCTCAAGATGATGAGCCTGGGCAATCAGCGGTTTAGCGAGGGCAACTACGACGAAGCGATTGCCGCCTACCAGCGCGCGCGCAGCCTCCAGCCGAACGATCCCGAAGCCAACTATCGCCTTGGACGGGCCTACAGCAACGCCGGACGTTACGGCGAGGCGATTCAACTGCTCAAAGAGGCGCTGAAAGCACGTCCGGACTTTGCGGAAGCCACGATGGAGCTTGGACTGGCCTATCGTCGGCAAGCCGACCAGGCGACGAGGGCGGAAGAGCGCGCGGCCAGCTACCGCCAGGCCGAGGATTATCTCAAACGAGCGATCACGTTGCGCCCGGACTTTGAAGATGCCTTAGGCGTGCTCGGCGGTCTTTACCGGCGAACCAGGCGCTACCAGGAAGCGCTGCAATATTATGGACAGGCCACGCTGGTCGATCCGAACTCATCCTATGCGCTAAGCAATGTTGCAAGCCTCTCCTGGTTTCTGGACGAGATCGACAATGCCCGCCGTTACTTTGTGCGCGTCGAGGAGGTTGCAAGTAGCCGCATTTTGATCGGACGCGAGCCGATCTACTGGGATTTATACGATCGTGCCCTGGCGCGGCTGGTGCTGGGCAAGCAAGCTGAGGCAGTGGAAGATTATCGACGCGCGATCGAGCTAACACCGCACGCTGAGAATATAGGCAGCGTCCTTGATACTATGCGCTTCCTGATGCAGGCGAAACGGCCAATTGAAGGCCTGGATCAAGCGCTCGCTCTGATCGAGTCGCGGCTCCAGGTACATTGA
- a CDS encoding pentapeptide repeat-containing protein: MIAQSKRSIRARRRSGLNQFIIIGLIVLLICAMITVTYLSQILVERDAFTFNPPLNVSTPKEQYEIAKLAAEIRQIRSDTSGSLFWLKLIALFVTVGGAVGGYLVGQSQITHERLNFEHRKDVDATYQGIVQELSSTEPILRSAAAVKLGSILKAFPVEWNVKDERRDELIQLTKQVLAAALSIEENDKVLKSLTIALVLHKPWENSSTDKEKQRLGDVRELDLSGANACDAYWARVDFSYTDFYRANLELVSFRKSILQGAQFRETKLKDAVLIEANCEGANFKLADLRGADFSQARLFKANFEGAKVHGVNMSGAELGANPNVKVDTSEKGDGSQMVDFADWLAAHAADITRRA, translated from the coding sequence ATGATAGCCCAGAGTAAACGCTCTATCAGAGCGCGGCGGCGATCAGGCTTAAATCAGTTTATCATTATCGGTTTGATCGTTCTTCTCATATGCGCAATGATCACAGTGACGTACCTGTCGCAGATTCTTGTGGAGCGCGATGCCTTTACCTTCAATCCACCGCTCAACGTATCCACGCCAAAGGAACAGTACGAGATCGCGAAGCTCGCAGCAGAGATTCGGCAAATCCGCAGTGATACCAGCGGTAGCCTCTTCTGGCTCAAGCTGATCGCCCTGTTCGTCACCGTCGGCGGGGCGGTCGGAGGCTATCTCGTAGGACAGAGCCAAATAACACATGAGCGTTTGAACTTCGAGCATCGCAAAGATGTAGACGCCACCTATCAGGGAATCGTGCAGGAGCTATCGAGTACAGAGCCGATTCTCCGATCGGCGGCAGCGGTCAAGCTCGGCTCGATTCTCAAAGCCTTTCCCGTCGAATGGAACGTAAAGGATGAGCGACGGGACGAGCTGATTCAGCTAACCAAACAGGTCTTAGCGGCTGCATTATCCATCGAAGAAAACGATAAAGTCTTGAAGAGCCTGACCATTGCGCTCGTGCTGCACAAACCCTGGGAAAACAGCTCGACTGACAAGGAGAAGCAGCGCCTTGGCGATGTACGAGAGCTTGATCTCTCTGGAGCAAATGCCTGTGATGCCTACTGGGCACGAGTCGATTTTTCGTATACCGACTTTTATCGAGCAAATTTAGAGCTGGTATCATTCCGCAAGTCTATACTTCAGGGCGCGCAGTTCCGCGAGACGAAGCTAAAGGACGCGGTGCTCATTGAGGCAAATTGTGAGGGTGCCAATTTCAAGCTAGCAGACTTGCGCGGCGCGGATTTCAGCCAGGCCAGGCTTTTCAAGGCCAACTTTGAAGGGGCGAAAGTGCATGGCGTCAACATGAGCGGCGCTGAGCTTGGTGCTAATCCCAATGTTAAGGTCGATACCTCTGAAAAAGGCGATGGCTCGCAGATGGTAGACTTTGCAGATTGGCTTGCCGCGCATGCCGCAGACATCACACGAAGAGCTTAA
- a CDS encoding SLATT domain-containing protein: MAKRNPAPPHPFPTWDATNPTESLKGVYEWAAKNGQDQIRWYQEKKRSKRRGSLWIRALSILFVAIGGLCPLIDATDLFADSTTWLSGTSLGQWGYVFLALAAALIGYDRYFGLSTAWMRFIVTQLSIERALKEFRYDWLILLVQQDSTEMNIPVLLQRAKDFTLQVENLVRQETDSWVLEFQSNIAQLEKVLKTEAEARKPGSIRVVVANGRDFDRVCIRMNDAQVKELVGVTEGIIDGVPPGRYEIVVVGKKGSAEPRAAKVVEVQADAMALVELALPTPVAVPIP; encoded by the coding sequence ATGGCAAAGCGTAACCCCGCCCCACCTCATCCGTTCCCGACCTGGGATGCCACAAATCCGACAGAGTCGCTCAAGGGTGTCTATGAGTGGGCAGCCAAGAATGGACAGGATCAGATCAGGTGGTATCAAGAGAAGAAACGGTCGAAACGACGAGGCTCGCTCTGGATACGCGCGCTCTCAATCCTGTTCGTTGCCATCGGCGGGCTGTGTCCACTCATCGATGCTACCGACCTCTTTGCAGATAGCACCACCTGGCTAAGCGGAACAAGCTTAGGCCAATGGGGCTACGTCTTCTTAGCGCTAGCCGCCGCCTTGATCGGCTATGATCGATACTTCGGCCTATCGACGGCCTGGATGCGCTTTATCGTCACACAGCTCTCGATCGAGCGGGCGCTCAAAGAGTTTCGGTACGACTGGCTTATACTGCTGGTTCAGCAAGACTCGACCGAGATGAACATTCCTGTGCTGCTCCAAAGAGCCAAAGATTTCACCCTCCAGGTAGAGAACCTCGTCAGACAGGAAACGGATAGCTGGGTTCTGGAATTTCAGAGTAATATCGCTCAATTGGAAAAAGTGCTAAAGACCGAGGCCGAAGCACGCAAGCCTGGGAGTATCAGAGTCGTCGTGGCAAATGGCCGAGATTTTGATAGGGTCTGCATACGGATGAACGATGCCCAGGTGAAGGAACTCGTCGGTGTGACCGAAGGCATCATCGATGGCGTTCCGCCGGGACGATACGAGATCGTGGTTGTCGGCAAGAAAGGCAGCGCCGAGCCCAGAGCCGCGAAAGTTGTCGAGGTGCAAGCCGACGCAATGGCATTGGTCGAGCTGGCCTTGCCGACTCCTGTGGCTGTGCCGATCCCCTAG